The proteins below are encoded in one region of Patescibacteria group bacterium:
- the rpsH gene encoding 30S ribosomal protein S8, translating into MVMIDPISDMISRIKNGYLAGRLSVEIPWSKMKESLAKLLKESGYISEVKKEKNSLILTLKYNGKEPGLTEIRRISRPSLRIYAAHTNLPKVLGGAGTAIISTPKGLMTNKQAKKAGVGGEVICEIW; encoded by the coding sequence GTGGTCATGATAGATCCGATTTCCGATATGATTTCCAGAATTAAAAATGGCTATCTGGCCGGAAGGCTTTCTGTGGAAATTCCCTGGTCCAAAATGAAAGAAAGTCTCGCCAAATTGTTAAAAGAGAGCGGTTATATATCAGAAGTGAAGAAAGAGAAAAATAGCTTGATCTTAACCTTAAAATACAACGGTAAAGAACCGGGACTGACAGAAATCAGGCGGATCAGCCGCCCGAGCCTTCGGATTTACGCAGCCCATACCAATTTGCCGAAAGTTTTAGGCGGGGCGGGGACAGCTATAATTTCGACACCAAAAGGTTTAATGACTAATAAACAGGCCAAAAAAGCAGGTGTTGGCGGCGAAGTTATTTGCGAAATTTGGTAA
- the rpsJ gene encoding 30S ribosomal protein S10 produces MPKGRIRVRLKAYDGRVLDSTCQQILDAAIRTGASIVGPIPLPTETSHITVGQSPFTDKDSQEHFWIKTHKRLIDIIEPTDKTIDSLMHLELPAGVDIEIKM; encoded by the coding sequence ATGCCAAAAGGACGAATTCGAGTTCGGTTAAAGGCTTATGATGGTCGGGTCTTGGACTCGACCTGTCAGCAAATTTTAGACGCCGCCATCAGGACCGGCGCTTCCATTGTGGGTCCCATCCCTCTTCCAACTGAAACTTCCCATATCACCGTTGGCCAATCGCCCTTTACCGACAAAGACTCCCAAGAACACTTCTGGATTAAAACTCACAAACGCCTCATCGACATCATTGAACCCACCGACAAAACCATCGACAGCTTAATGCATCTCGAACTTCCTGCCGGAGTGGACATCGAGATCAAGATGTAG
- the rplF gene encoding 50S ribosomal protein L6 produces the protein MSRIGKKPVKIPSGVTVKTEDHRLVAAGPKGELALNIKPEIKITVSGNDVLVERAGDTPKAKSLHGLTRTLVENIIMGVNQGWNKGLELVGVGYRAALEGTTLVLNVGFSHPVKFPAPAGITFEVTENTKINIKGVDKQLVGETAAQIRRIRPPEPYKGKGIRYIGEVVRRKAGKAAKAVGGAPGAK, from the coding sequence ATGTCCAGAATTGGCAAAAAACCAGTAAAAATTCCCTCCGGCGTTACCGTTAAAACGGAAGATCACCGGCTGGTAGCTGCGGGTCCAAAAGGGGAATTGGCCTTGAATATTAAGCCGGAAATTAAGATTACTGTTTCCGGTAATGATGTTTTGGTGGAGCGGGCCGGGGACACGCCTAAAGCTAAATCGCTGCACGGTTTAACCCGGACTTTGGTAGAAAATATCATTATGGGAGTTAATCAGGGTTGGAACAAGGGATTGGAGTTGGTCGGAGTAGGGTATCGGGCGGCTCTGGAAGGAACAACTTTGGTTTTGAATGTCGGTTTTTCCCACCCGGTGAAGTTTCCGGCGCCGGCAGGAATTACTTTTGAAGTAACCGAGAATACAAAAATTAACATTAAAGGTGTTGATAAACAATTGGTTGGGGAGACGGCCGCTCAGATTCGCCGGATCAGACCCCCCGAACCCTATAAAGGCAAGGGCATTAGATATATCGGGGAAGTAGTTAGAAGAAAAGCGGGGAAAGCAGCTAAAGCTGTTGGCGGAGCGCCGGGAGCTAAGTAG
- the rpsC gene encoding 30S ribosomal protein S3 translates to MGNKIHPIGFRLGPVYTWTSRWFATRSRYSDLLVEDVKLRRALMAKLRPAGISRVEIERSINRLGLTLFVSRPGVVIGRGGTGLEDLKKYVAKDLLHIKDNDERSSRPSDTKNAPKVEIKVEQIKEPNLDAYLVGVNIADQLIKRMPAKRVLKQSLEKVMAAGAKGVRIRLGGRINGAEIARVEHVQAGVLPFSSIKENIDFASVPARTRSGYIGIKVWINK, encoded by the coding sequence ATGGGCAACAAGATACATCCAATCGGTTTTAGACTTGGTCCGGTTTACACTTGGACTTCAAGATGGTTTGCGACACGGAGTCGGTATTCTGACCTTTTGGTTGAAGACGTAAAGCTCCGACGGGCTCTAATGGCCAAGTTGCGTCCGGCCGGAATTTCCCGGGTCGAGATTGAAAGGTCGATTAACCGTTTGGGATTAACCTTATTTGTTTCCCGCCCCGGCGTGGTTATTGGTCGCGGAGGAACCGGCCTGGAAGACCTGAAGAAATACGTGGCTAAAGATTTATTGCACATTAAAGATAACGATGAGCGAAGCTCGCGTCCTTCGGACACAAAAAATGCGCCGAAAGTGGAGATTAAAGTTGAACAGATTAAAGAACCAAACCTTGATGCCTACCTGGTGGGAGTTAATATCGCTGATCAGCTGATTAAAAGAATGCCGGCTAAAAGAGTTCTGAAACAATCGTTGGAAAAAGTGATGGCGGCCGGGGCTAAAGGTGTTCGGATTCGGCTCGGGGGCCGGATTAACGGCGCGGAGATTGCCCGGGTGGAACATGTTCAGGCCGGAGTTTTACCGTTTAGCTCAATTAAGGAAAACATTGATTTTGCCTCCGTTCCGGCACGAACCCGGTCGGGGTATATCGGAATTAAAGTCTGGATAAATAAGTAA
- the rplD gene encoding 50S ribosomal protein L4 has product MAEKKNNPAKFIAQAVRVYLANQRQGTQNAKTRAEVNRTRKKLYKQKGTGGARHGDRKAPIFVGGGVSFAPKPRDYSLKLSKQMKQKALEEALKLKKAEKITLTKVDGKTKTLAKLLDTKKSTLLVTKEYNPKVWLAGRNIANLTIMPKNQLNVYEVMKAEKIYEE; this is encoded by the coding sequence ATGGCAGAAAAGAAAAACAACCCAGCGAAATTTATAGCGCAAGCAGTTAGAGTTTACCTAGCTAACCAAAGGCAGGGGACTCAAAATGCTAAAACCCGGGCGGAAGTAAATCGAACCCGGAAAAAACTTTATAAGCAAAAAGGCACCGGCGGCGCGCGACATGGCGACCGGAAGGCTCCGATTTTTGTTGGCGGCGGCGTGTCTTTTGCTCCTAAACCGCGGGATTATAGCCTGAAATTGTCTAAGCAAATGAAGCAGAAAGCTCTGGAAGAAGCGCTGAAACTGAAAAAGGCGGAAAAAATAACTTTAACTAAAGTCGATGGTAAAACGAAGACTTTAGCGAAACTCTTGGACACGAAGAAAAGTACCTTACTGGTTACCAAAGAATACAACCCGAAGGTTTGGCTGGCAGGAAGAAACATTGCCAATCTAACAATAATGCCAAAAAATCAGTTAAACGTTTATGAGGTTATGAAAGCCGAGAAAATTTATGAAGAGTAA
- the rplR gene encoding 50S ribosomal protein L18: MNKRDNRRARIKKTIRGTKETPRLVVFRSNRYIYGQLINDATGQTLVSVDKITDAAVAGKELAEKASKLKVKNVVFDRAGYKYHGNVKKFAEAAREAGLVF; this comes from the coding sequence ATGAACAAAAGAGATAATCGCCGGGCAAGAATTAAAAAGACCATTCGGGGAACAAAGGAAACCCCGCGGTTGGTCGTGTTCCGGTCAAACAGGTATATTTATGGCCAATTAATTAACGACGCGACTGGACAAACCCTGGTCTCAGTCGATAAAATTACCGACGCCGCTGTGGCCGGAAAAGAATTGGCGGAGAAAGCGTCAAAGCTGAAAGTTAAAAATGTGGTTTTTGATAGGGCTGGTTATAAATATCACGGCAATGTCAAAAAGTTTGCTGAAGCCGCGAGAGAAGCCGGATTAGTTTTCTAA
- the rplO gene encoding 50S ribosomal protein L15: protein MTNLTTLPALKTRSAKRLGRGHGSGKVKTAGRGTKGQKARENVKLTFAGSSLQASWLKRLPLIRGKGKNKSHNDHRPFIVNVKYLNSLKPNTEVTLKSLQAAKIIDTNIDKVKILGDGDLKVALVVKLPCSKGAVRKIEKAGGKIA from the coding sequence ATGACGAATCTGACGACCTTACCAGCTCTGAAAACTCGTTCGGCCAAGCGTTTGGGTCGGGGTCACGGTAGTGGTAAAGTTAAAACTGCCGGCCGGGGAACCAAGGGACAAAAAGCCCGGGAAAATGTCAAGCTGACTTTTGCCGGTTCTTCCCTTCAAGCTTCATGGCTAAAAAGATTGCCGTTAATCCGGGGCAAAGGCAAAAATAAATCCCACAACGATCACCGGCCGTTTATCGTTAATGTTAAATATCTGAACTCTCTTAAGCCCAATACGGAAGTGACCTTGAAATCTCTTCAGGCGGCCAAAATCATTGATACGAATATTGATAAGGTGAAAATCCTAGGCGACGGGGATTTAAAAGTAGCTTTGGTAGTCAAACTTCCCTGCTCCAAAGGTGCCGTCAGGAAAATCGAAAAAGCCGGTGGTAAAATCGCTTAA
- the rpsS gene encoding 30S ribosomal protein S19, with translation MARSSKKGPYIDQKLLAKVIAAKNTGNKNPVKTWSRDCQIPPEFVGVTIGVHNGRVHIPVFVTEAMVGHRLGEFAPTRTFRGHGKVVARVLSKT, from the coding sequence ATGGCAAGAAGTTCTAAAAAAGGACCATACATTGACCAGAAGCTTTTGGCCAAAGTTATCGCGGCTAAAAATACCGGAAATAAAAATCCGGTTAAGACCTGGTCAAGAGATTGCCAGATTCCGCCGGAGTTTGTCGGCGTAACCATTGGTGTCCATAATGGTCGAGTGCACATTCCCGTATTTGTTACCGAGGCTATGGTAGGCCACAGATTAGGAGAATTTGCTCCGACGAGGACTTTCCGTGGTCACGGAAAAGTGGTTGCCCGAGTCTTAAGTAAAACTTAA
- the rplB gene encoding 50S ribosomal protein L2 translates to MTGLDNRAVLTVTAPEKTLVEILPKKSGRDAGGRVSARHHGGREKRYYRVIDFKRDKLDVAGRVISIEYDPNRSANIALVQYADGEKRYILHAEGLKVNDIITAGVNAEAKLGNALPLDRMPIGTVVHNIELTAGRGGQIVRGAGTGATLLAKEGDYVTIKLPSGETRKVFKTNFATVGVVGNVDWKNVVIGKAGRSRHMGRRPEVRGTAQNPRTHPHGGGEGRSGEGLKQPKTPWGKPARGLKTRKHGKWSDKYIISRRGK, encoded by the coding sequence ATGACCGGATTGGATAACCGGGCGGTTTTAACGGTCACCGCGCCGGAAAAAACTCTGGTAGAAATTCTGCCGAAGAAATCCGGACGGGACGCGGGGGGCAGGGTCTCAGCGCGCCATCATGGTGGCCGGGAGAAAAGATATTACCGGGTGATTGATTTTAAACGGGATAAACTGGATGTAGCCGGAAGGGTCATTTCTATCGAATATGATCCTAATCGCAGCGCTAATATTGCTCTGGTTCAATATGCTGACGGCGAAAAACGCTACATTTTGCACGCGGAAGGACTAAAAGTTAACGATATCATTACCGCCGGAGTAAACGCTGAAGCCAAACTGGGCAATGCGTTGCCCTTGGACCGGATGCCTATTGGAACTGTAGTTCATAACATTGAACTGACAGCGGGGCGTGGCGGCCAAATTGTCCGGGGAGCCGGTACCGGAGCAACCCTCTTGGCTAAAGAGGGCGATTATGTTACCATTAAGCTCCCGTCTGGTGAGACCCGTAAAGTTTTCAAGACTAATTTTGCTACTGTTGGTGTCGTGGGGAATGTTGACTGGAAAAATGTGGTTATCGGTAAAGCGGGAAGATCCCGGCACATGGGTCGTCGTCCCGAAGTCCGGGGAACGGCCCAAAACCCGCGGACCCATCCGCATGGCGGTGGTGAAGGGCGCTCCGGTGAAGGCTTAAAACAGCCGAAGACTCCCTGGGGCAAACCGGCCCGCGGACTAAAAACCCGTAAACACGGAAAATGGAGCGATAAATATATAATTTCTAGAAGGGGTAAGTAG
- the rplP gene encoding 50S ribosomal protein L16 produces the protein MPLLAPRREKHHTGFRGQMAGFACRGNTIAFGEYAIMAETRGWVSAAQLESARKAMTHFTAKGGRVWMRVFPDKPISKQPLDHRQGGGKGEVAEHVVTVRPGLILFEMGGISKESAKEAIRRAGHKLSVKTKFITKE, from the coding sequence ATGCCATTATTAGCACCAAGAAGAGAAAAACATCACACTGGCTTCCGGGGTCAGATGGCTGGGTTTGCTTGCCGAGGCAACACAATTGCTTTTGGCGAGTACGCTATTATGGCCGAAACCCGCGGCTGGGTGAGTGCTGCCCAGTTGGAGTCAGCTCGCAAGGCCATGACCCACTTTACGGCTAAGGGCGGTCGGGTTTGGATGCGGGTATTTCCGGATAAACCGATTTCCAAACAGCCGTTGGATCATCGCCAGGGTGGGGGAAAGGGCGAGGTGGCCGAACATGTGGTGACTGTCAGACCCGGACTGATTCTTTTCGAAATGGGTGGCATTTCCAAAGAATCAGCTAAAGAAGCAATTCGCCGGGCCGGCCACAAACTATCAGTAAAAACAAAATTTATTACCAAAGAATAA
- the rplW gene encoding 50S ribosomal protein L23, with protein MKSNILLRPVVTEKSMKDAAVNRYTFAVTKEANKAQILAEITKAFSVTPLSVKTITVKGKTSLSRKTREVSRKTDWKKAIVELPKEQKIDLFDTAGQEVSHA; from the coding sequence ATGAAGAGTAATATTTTATTAAGACCGGTAGTCACGGAAAAATCCATGAAAGATGCGGCAGTCAACCGCTATACTTTTGCCGTGACTAAAGAAGCCAACAAAGCGCAAATCCTGGCCGAAATTACCAAAGCTTTTAGTGTTACGCCATTGTCGGTCAAAACTATTACCGTCAAAGGCAAAACATCCCTGTCACGAAAAACCCGGGAAGTTTCCCGAAAAACCGACTGGAAAAAAGCGATCGTGGAATTACCTAAAGAACAAAAAATTGATTTATTTGATACAGCCGGACAGGAGGTAAGCCATGCTTAA
- a CDS encoding type Z 30S ribosomal protein S14, with protein MAKTSDIVKFQKKQKYTVRFHNRCRLCGRSRGYMRKFGLCRLCFRELAHKGEIPGVLRASWS; from the coding sequence ATGGCAAAAACAAGCGATATCGTTAAATTTCAAAAAAAACAAAAATACACGGTCCGGTTTCATAACCGGTGCCGGTTGTGTGGAAGATCCAGGGGTTATATGAGAAAGTTCGGTTTATGCCGGCTTTGTTTCCGGGAGCTCGCCCATAAAGGGGAGATTCCGGGGGTATTGCGGGCATCGTGGTCATGA
- the rplX gene encoding 50S ribosomal protein L24 — protein MKLKKGDKVKIMAGKDRGKEGTVEKVLDGRVAVAGVNIYKRHSKPRSEGQKGGIVDFARPLPIANVALICPKCKQITRVGFKVTEKEKVRICRKCEQEI, from the coding sequence ATGAAACTTAAAAAAGGCGACAAAGTAAAAATTATGGCGGGGAAAGACCGAGGGAAAGAGGGGACCGTGGAAAAAGTTCTTGATGGAAGAGTTGCCGTTGCCGGAGTAAACATTTACAAACGCCATTCAAAACCGCGCAGCGAGGGACAAAAGGGAGGCATCGTCGACTTTGCTCGGCCACTGCCAATTGCCAACGTTGCTCTGATTTGTCCGAAATGTAAACAGATAACCCGCGTTGGTTTTAAGGTGACCGAAAAAGAAAAGGTGAGAATTTGCAGAAAGTGTGAGCAAGAAATATGA
- the rplV gene encoding 50S ribosomal protein L22 → MEFTATAKNIRVAPRKARLVASVVKGMPATMAMNKLQFLAKSASTPIAKVIKSAVANAKGKENLMVKNILVDEGIKMKRRDTSHGARFGGGVINKKASHIKVVLTD, encoded by the coding sequence ATGGAATTTACAGCTACCGCTAAAAATATCCGAGTTGCTCCGCGAAAAGCGCGACTGGTAGCATCGGTGGTCAAAGGTATGCCGGCAACGATGGCAATGAATAAACTGCAGTTTTTGGCAAAAAGTGCTTCCACGCCGATTGCTAAAGTAATTAAATCGGCTGTAGCCAATGCCAAAGGGAAAGAAAATTTAATGGTTAAAAACATTCTGGTGGACGAGGGCATAAAAATGAAAAGACGCGATACCAGCCATGGAGCCAGATTTGGCGGAGGCGTCATTAATAAAAAAGCATCCCACATTAAAGTAGTTTTAACCGACTAA
- the secY gene encoding preprotein translocase subunit SecY, producing the protein MNRILQTFINAWNTPELRRRIIFTAAIFFVFRFFAHIPVPGVNATALKSLFASNQFLGLLDIFSGGTLANFSVMALGLNPYINATIILQLLQMVFPSLEELAKEGESGQTKINQYARMITVPLATLQALGTYALLKNQNIISGLNPLMLIGLIFTLTAGTLLLMWLGELITEYGIGNGISMLIFGGIVGRFPVIIGQTVSVVTGDQLLNIFVFGAIALVVIAGIVMVNEATRQIPIVYARRVRGNKMYGGQSTYLPLRVNQAGVIPIIFAVSLVLLPSLVGQYLGQVPNPEISRIAQSLAAAFQPTSLVYNVVYFILVLGFTYFYTAIIFNPAKISEEIQKYGGFIPGIRPGTPTANYLNYILTRITLAGAIFLGLVAVLPSLVQGVSNVATLTIGGTGVLIVVSVVLETARQFETMMVSRSYEKYL; encoded by the coding sequence GTGAACCGAATTCTGCAAACTTTTATTAACGCCTGGAACACGCCGGAGCTGCGCCGAAGAATTATTTTTACGGCGGCGATCTTTTTTGTTTTTCGCTTCTTTGCCCATATTCCCGTTCCCGGAGTTAACGCTACAGCTTTAAAAAGTCTTTTTGCCAGCAATCAGTTCCTGGGACTACTCGATATCTTTTCCGGGGGAACGTTGGCAAACTTCTCGGTTATGGCTCTGGGCTTAAACCCCTACATTAACGCCACGATTATCTTGCAGCTTTTGCAAATGGTTTTTCCGTCGCTGGAAGAACTAGCGAAGGAGGGTGAATCAGGACAAACCAAGATAAACCAGTACGCGAGAATGATTACCGTTCCTCTGGCGACTCTTCAGGCCCTGGGCACTTACGCGCTTTTAAAAAATCAAAATATTATTTCCGGTCTTAATCCCCTGATGCTCATCGGCTTAATTTTTACCTTGACAGCGGGAACCTTGCTCTTAATGTGGCTCGGGGAACTAATTACCGAATATGGTATCGGCAACGGCATTTCCATGTTAATTTTTGGCGGCATTGTCGGGCGGTTTCCGGTAATTATTGGCCAAACGGTTTCGGTAGTAACGGGGGACCAGTTACTAAACATCTTCGTTTTCGGGGCAATAGCGCTGGTGGTTATTGCCGGCATTGTTATGGTAAACGAAGCTACTCGTCAGATTCCGATTGTCTATGCCCGAAGAGTTCGGGGTAACAAAATGTATGGCGGCCAGTCGACCTATTTGCCATTGCGGGTCAACCAAGCCGGAGTTATTCCGATTATTTTTGCCGTTTCCCTGGTTTTACTCCCCTCTTTGGTCGGCCAGTATCTGGGACAAGTCCCAAATCCGGAAATTTCCCGGATAGCCCAAAGTTTAGCGGCGGCTTTTCAACCTACCAGCCTTGTTTACAATGTCGTTTACTTTATTCTTGTTTTAGGTTTTACCTATTTTTACACGGCTATTATTTTTAATCCGGCCAAGATTTCGGAAGAGATCCAAAAGTATGGCGGTTTTATTCCCGGCATTCGGCCAGGCACTCCGACGGCAAACTATCTAAACTACATTCTTACAAGAATTACTTTAGCCGGAGCGATTTTTCTGGGATTAGTAGCCGTCCTTCCGTCGTTAGTCCAGGGAGTCAGTAATGTCGCCACATTAACTATTGGCGGCACGGGAGTTTTAATCGTCGTTTCGGTTGTTTTGGAAACAGCTCGGCAATTTGAAACCATGATGGTCTCCCGCAGTTACGAAAAATATCTATGA
- the rpsQ gene encoding 30S ribosomal protein S17 — MQTFKATVLSAKTPKTVAVTVEYIYQHPKYKKILRRKTKLLAHNEIEGIKEGDTVEIVKSKPFSKNKHFMVVKKI, encoded by the coding sequence ATGCAAACGTTTAAAGCAACTGTTTTGTCAGCAAAGACGCCAAAGACCGTCGCGGTGACAGTGGAATATATTTACCAACACCCAAAATACAAAAAGATATTGCGGCGCAAAACAAAACTGTTAGCTCATAACGAGATAGAAGGAATTAAAGAGGGGGATACTGTGGAAATTGTTAAATCAAAACCATTTAGCAAGAATAAACACTTTATGGTGGTAAAGAAAATTTAA
- the rplC gene encoding 50S ribosomal protein L3, producing MDTFYGFKVGQSQAYDKEGFRVPVTMIKAEPLAIKNSRQVTVGKYTRELGETLTVGEPIKASDVFVAGDKVKVTGISKGKGFAGVMKRHHFHGGPKTHGQSVRARHPGSIGQSTTPGRVYRGKRMAGHMGNVQRTVTGLQIFDVKPEENLLLIRGLVPGNKGGLIKITKE from the coding sequence ATGGACACTTTTTACGGTTTTAAAGTCGGACAGTCACAAGCCTATGATAAGGAAGGCTTCCGCGTGCCGGTTACCATGATAAAGGCCGAGCCTCTAGCCATTAAAAATTCCCGTCAGGTGACTGTTGGTAAATACACTCGGGAACTCGGAGAAACTTTAACCGTCGGAGAGCCAATAAAAGCCTCCGATGTTTTTGTTGCGGGAGATAAAGTAAAAGTTACCGGTATATCAAAGGGTAAAGGTTTTGCCGGGGTGATGAAACGCCATCATTTTCATGGCGGTCCGAAGACTCATGGCCAGTCGGTGCGGGCCCGACATCCGGGTTCCATCGGCCAGTCAACTACTCCGGGAAGAGTTTACCGCGGAAAAAGAATGGCCGGACACATGGGGAATGTCCAAAGAACCGTGACCGGTTTACAGATATTCGATGTAAAACCAGAAGAGAATTTACTCTTAATAAGAGGTCTTGTTCCGGGGAACAAAGGCGGATTAATTAAAATTACTAAAGAATAA
- the rpsE gene encoding 30S ribosomal protein S5, whose translation MANNFHQEPKEFEEKVVQVNRVSKKTQGGNKIGFSVLVVVGDKKGRVGVGLGQGPEVQSSIRKAVSYAQKHLITVPMRGTTIPHQVEKKFGAAKVLLMPAPAGSGVIAGGAVRAVVEAAGIHDISSKILGTNNQANNVYATLEALKSLKGLK comes from the coding sequence ATGGCTAATAATTTTCATCAGGAACCAAAAGAGTTTGAAGAAAAAGTCGTTCAGGTCAACCGGGTTTCCAAAAAAACTCAGGGAGGCAACAAAATCGGCTTTAGTGTTTTAGTGGTTGTGGGAGATAAAAAGGGAAGAGTGGGAGTGGGGCTTGGTCAGGGACCGGAAGTTCAAAGCTCAATCCGAAAAGCCGTCAGTTATGCTCAAAAGCATTTAATAACCGTGCCGATGAGGGGAACCACAATCCCCCATCAGGTGGAAAAAAAGTTCGGGGCGGCCAAGGTGCTGTTAATGCCGGCTCCGGCCGGGTCCGGAGTCATCGCCGGGGGCGCGGTTCGGGCTGTGGTGGAAGCTGCCGGAATTCATGATATAAGCAGCAAAATTTTGGGAACGAATAATCAAGCCAATAATGTTTATGCTACACTTGAAGCCCTTAAGTCTCTTAAGGGTCTTAAGTAA
- the rpmC gene encoding 50S ribosomal protein L29: MKQKDLDDLKNKTVEELEAMAAKTRTEIIKTKMELSMRHSKNTNLAKNLKKNLAQILTIRKELEHANV, from the coding sequence ATGAAACAAAAAGATTTAGACGATTTGAAAAATAAGACCGTTGAAGAATTGGAAGCCATGGCTGCCAAAACTAGGACGGAGATTATCAAGACCAAAATGGAACTTTCGATGCGGCACAGTAAAAATACCAATCTGGCTAAAAATCTGAAAAAGAATTTAGCCCAGATATTAACAATTAGAAAGGAACTGGAACATGCAAACGTTTAA
- the rplN gene encoding 50S ribosomal protein L14 yields the protein MIQRRTILKPADNTGAHKLRVIHLYGGSKRKYSYMGDIVRAVVDGADPNGMVKDSQMVFAVVARTHKEQRRKDGSYIRFDDNAAVVINGLDNLDPIGTRVFGPVARELKDKGFNKIVSMASEVL from the coding sequence ATGATTCAAAGAAGGACGATTTTAAAACCAGCAGATAACACCGGCGCCCACAAATTGCGGGTTATCCATTTATACGGCGGATCAAAAAGAAAATATTCTTATATGGGTGACATCGTTCGGGCCGTTGTTGACGGGGCGGATCCGAACGGAATGGTTAAGGATTCCCAGATGGTCTTTGCCGTGGTGGCCCGAACTCATAAAGAGCAGCGTCGCAAAGACGGAAGTTATATCCGTTTTGATGACAATGCTGCGGTTGTTATTAACGGCTTGGATAATTTGGATCCAATCGGTACCAGGGTTTTTGGCCCCGTGGCTCGGGAACTGAAAGATAAAGGATTTAATAAGATAGTTTCGATGGCATCGGAGGTACTTTAA